The Candidatus Methylomirabilota bacterium genome segment GCATTATTCACGAACGGGGTGTCTTCGTGAATAATGCGCCTGCAGGTGCGGGCTCGGCCGCACCGGCAGGTTTCGATCCCGCCGCAGCGGCGGGACTCAAGGCTAGCCCTGAGCGACGCCCCGCACACGCGGGGCGGAGTCGAAGCCCGGAGGGCAGATTATTCACTTCTCTGTGAATAATCCGGGCTGGCGGAACCCGGGGATGGTTAGGAAGAATTAGTTGGAGGGGCCCTCGGTGACCCCATCCTCCTTGAGAGGTGGAGGGAGGACAGCGGTGACGTATTGCCACAGAGGCCTCTTTGTGCAACACTCGGCCTACTTTTTCCATCGATCATAATCCTATGTTGTCCTATAGGAGGGAGGTTGGCCATGGTGCTCAAGAGAGATTTTTCCATTACGTATTACGGCCACAGCACGTTCAAGGTTGTGAGCCCCAAGGGGAAGCATATTCTGATTGATCCCTGGGTCATGGGAAATCCTGCTTGTCCCGACCGTCTGAAGAGTGTTGACAAGATTGATCTGATGCTCATCACCCATGGCCACTTTGATCACATGGCCGATGCGGTCGCCCTCGCCGAGGCACACACGCCAAAGGTCGTGGCAATCTTCGAGATAGCGGCCTTTCTCGAGAGTCGGGGGGTGAAGGACACGCTGCCTATGAACATGGGGGGGACCCAACATGTGGAGGGTGTCGCGGTAACCATGGTCCCGGCATTCCATAGCTCTGGCATTCAGGATGAGGACGGCCGTTTGGTGTATGGCGGGGATCCTGCCGGCTATGTCGTCACCTTGGAAAATCGTTTTCCCTTTTACCATGCTGGGGATACGCAAGTCTTCGGAGATATGCGGCTCATCGCGGATCTCTACGAGCCTCAACTCAGTTTTCTCCCCATTGGAGATCTTTTTACGATGTCCCCGAAGGAGGCGGCCTATGCCTGTAGACTCCTTAAGCCCAAGTGGGTCATTCCGATGCATTACGGCACCTTTCCGCCCCTCACAGGGACTCCAGCAAAGCTCAGGGAGGCGACCAAAGGGATCAGGGGGCTGAAGGTGATCGAGATGAAGCCTGGCGACACCATCAAGTAGGGGAGGCTAAGGCGGCTCAGGGAAACGGCCGTCGTCGGCGGAAAGTTTTAATTGAGATGCACCGGGCTCGGGGAAGGCAGCCTTCGTCGGCGGAAAATTGCATGGGTAGACAGATCGGGAAATTCTGGTTACGCACGGTGCCTTAAGATAGGTGTTCAGGGCGGCCACCCCCGCCTTCGCTTTGCTTCGGCGGCGGGGCCCGGCCGAACGCAAATCAGTTTCCGCCTTCCTCGGCCTTGCTCCCCTCGCCCGTGCAGTGTTGGAGGAATCAGTAAAGATTTCCTTACAGTTGTGCATGGCGGGTTTCTAGTAAGAGTGCGTCTTTCCGTGAACCGTGAACCAGGAGCGGAGATGGCAGAGATTATTGAGGTGGGGCATAGTCCGGATCCGGACGATGCCTTCATGTTTTATGCGCTCACGGCAGGGAAGCTCGAGACAGGCGACCTGGAGTTCCGCCATGTCCTGCAGGATATCGAGACCCTGAACCGCTGGGCAATGGAGGGGAAACTCCCCGTGACCGCCCTTTCCCTTCACGCTTACGCCTATGTGGCTGACAAATATGACCTGCTGCCTCACGGTGCGAGCATGGGGAGGAAGTACGGGCCGATTGTGGTGACACGAAAACTGCTCGGCTTCGATGACCTCCGCCGTGAAACGATTGCGATCCCTGGAACGTTGACCACCGCCTTCCTCACCCTGCGGGTCTGCCTGGGGGAGTTTCCGTATGCCGTTGTCCCCTTCGAGCGGATTCTTGAAGCGGTAGCCGAAGGGCGGTACGGAGCAGGTGTGATCATTCATGAGGGGCAACTGACATATCAGGATCATGGGCTCGCAAAAAGCTTGGACCTCGGAGCATGGTGGCATGACACGACGGGACTCCCGCTACCCCTGGGCGTTAACGCCGTCCGGCGGGATCTGGGACACACCAGAATGCACCAAATCGCGGGCCTCCTCGAAGCGAGCATCCGTTATGCGCTCGAGCGACGGCAAGAGGCGTTAGAGTACGCCATGGGTTTTGCCCGCGGGATGGACCGGTCTTCTACAGACACCTTCGTGGGGATGTATGTGAATGATCTGACCCTGGCCTACGGGCAGGAGGGCCGGCGGGCAGCGGAAATGCTGCTTGACTGGGGGTTCAAAGAGGGAGTTTTACCGCGCCAGGTCGGAATCCGTTTTGTAGAGTAGGAGGTGTGAAGCCACGACCTTACATTTGCGTGAGTATCCTGGAAAACTCCGAGAGATGATCGGGGGGAAGTTCCGTTTGAGCGAGGATTTCTTGCTGAAAAGCACCTGGGGCCTCGTAGATCCGCTCGTTCA includes the following:
- a CDS encoding metal-dependent hydrolase, producing the protein MVLKRDFSITYYGHSTFKVVSPKGKHILIDPWVMGNPACPDRLKSVDKIDLMLITHGHFDHMADAVALAEAHTPKVVAIFEIAAFLESRGVKDTLPMNMGGTQHVEGVAVTMVPAFHSSGIQDEDGRLVYGGDPAGYVVTLENRFPFYHAGDTQVFGDMRLIADLYEPQLSFLPIGDLFTMSPKEAAYACRLLKPKWVIPMHYGTFPPLTGTPAKLREATKGIRGLKVIEMKPGDTIK
- a CDS encoding ABC transporter substrate-binding protein, with translation MAEIIEVGHSPDPDDAFMFYALTAGKLETGDLEFRHVLQDIETLNRWAMEGKLPVTALSLHAYAYVADKYDLLPHGASMGRKYGPIVVTRKLLGFDDLRRETIAIPGTLTTAFLTLRVCLGEFPYAVVPFERILEAVAEGRYGAGVIIHEGQLTYQDHGLAKSLDLGAWWHDTTGLPLPLGVNAVRRDLGHTRMHQIAGLLEASIRYALERRQEALEYAMGFARGMDRSSTDTFVGMYVNDLTLAYGQEGRRAAEMLLDWGFKEGVLPRQVGIRFVE